Proteins found in one Zea mays cultivar B73 chromosome 1, Zm-B73-REFERENCE-NAM-5.0, whole genome shotgun sequence genomic segment:
- the LOC100383582 gene encoding Probable serine/threonine-protein kinase PBL16 (The RefSeq protein has 1 substitution compared to this genomic sequence), with product MGNCLGGSSYVNKVSSTAKPESPPKVQSPSEVDRSDDRKLPSNPGEVEALRRGASAATRRNPLVAFSFSELRTVANDFRKDALIGGGGFGRVYKGSFAPPAGAADPSGGTLPVPVAVKVHDGDNSFQGHREWLAEVIFLGQLSHPNLVKLVGYCCEGEHRVLVYEYMALGSVESHLFSRTSPPLPWATRMKIALGAARGLAFLHDAEPRPVIYRDFKTSDILLDAHFNAKLSDFGLAKDGPVGEQSHVSTRVMGTYGYAAPEYMMTGHLTASSDVYSYGVVLLELLTGRRSLDRSRPPREQALTDWALPALPHKKRVQGIVDPRLAGAGWDDPPPARAVQKTAMLAYHCLNRNPKARPLMRDVVASLEPLQQPPEDPNAHAAL from the exons ATGGGGAACTGCTTGGGGGGCAGCTCCTACGTCAACAAGGTCTCCTCCACCGCAAAGCCAG AGAGTCCTCCTAAGGTGCAGAGCCCGTCGGAAGTGGACCGGAGCGACGACCGCAAGCTGCCATCGAACCCGGGCGAGGTAGAGGCCCTGCGGCGGGGCGCGTCGGCGGCGACGCGGCGGAACCCGCTCGTGGCCTTCTCCTTCTCCGAGCTCAGGACGGTGGCCAACGACTTCCGGAAGGACGCGCTCATCGGCGGCGGCGGATTCGGCCGGGTGTACAAGGGTTCCTTCGCGCCGCCGGCCGGGGCGGCAGACCCGAGCGGCGGCACCCTCCCGGTGCCGGTGGCCGTCAAGGTGCACGACGGCGACAACAGCTTCCAGGGCCACCGGGAGTGGCTGGCGGAGGTGATCTTCCTGGGCCAGCTCTCCCACCCGAACCTGGTGAAGCTGGTCGGGTACTGCTGCGAGGGCGAGCACCGCGTGCTGGTGTACGAGTACATGGCCCTGGGCAGCGTGGAGTCGCACCTCTTctcgcgcacgtcgccgccgCTGCCGTGGGCCACGCGGATGAAgatcgcgctgggcgcggcgcgcGGGCTGGCGTTCCTCCACGACGCGGAGCCCCGCCCCGTGATCTACCGCGACTTCAAGACCTCCAACATCCTGCTGGACGCCCACTTCAACGCCAAGCTCTCCGACTTCGGGCTGGCCAAGGACGGGCCAGTCGGGGAGCAGTCGCACGTGTCCACCCGCGTCATGGGCACCTACGGCTACGCGGCGCCCGAGTACATGATGACGGGCCACCTCACGGCGTCCAGCGACGTCTACAGCTACGGCGTCGTGCTGCTCGAGCTGCTCACGGGGCGGCGCTCGCTGGACCGCTCACGCCCGCCGCGGGAGCAGGCGCTCACCGACTGGGCGCTCCCGGCGCTGCCGCACAAGAAGCGCGTGCAGGGCATCGTGGACCCAAGGCTGGCGGGCGCCGGCTGGGACGACCCGCCGCCCGCCAGGGCCGTGCAGAAGACGGCCATGCTCGCGTACCACTGCCTCAACCGCAACCCCAAGGCGAGGCCGCTCATGCGCGACGTCGTCGCGTCGCTGGAGCCGCTACAGCAGCCGCCGGAGGACCCAAACGCCCACGCCGCCTTGTGA